The following DNA comes from Bos indicus isolate NIAB-ARS_2022 breed Sahiwal x Tharparkar chromosome 3, NIAB-ARS_B.indTharparkar_mat_pri_1.0, whole genome shotgun sequence.
TGGAATTCCTGGTGCTCCTCAACTTGCCTATTCTCTGCTCACGTTGCTCCCTGCCATGGCTGGCAACACCCTTCCCCTCATCCATCAGCTCAGCGTTTTCTCCAGGAAACTGCCTTGATCTTGGCAGCTGAAAGTGATTTTCCTGTCAGAGCCTCAGTAGTTCCACATTTAACACCTCTTAGGCAGCACGTCTGCCCGGCTTCCCCGCCGCTCCTGGTTTCCTCAGTGGGGTATCCCACGGTCTTCACCTTGTGAAGCAGGAAGTGATGAAACAATAGCTCACGCAACGAGTGTCCCTGCACCCGCAGAGGGAGAGCCCTTTCAGGGCTGACCTTAAGCAGGAAGAGACTCTTATGCCCCAGCGGGCATCCAACACTCCTCCCATGCCTGGGAACCCAGAGGCAGGCCAGCCGGTGCTGCGATTACACAGACCAGGATGTTCTGGTTTCAGAGGTGGGGTTGGGAGCTGCAGCCTCTGGAGAAACCAGCCAATAAAACCTAAATACTCAGGCTTCATGTGGAACCAGCACCTAAGCAGATGAGGACTCATCAGCCTCCCCACCCACGCTGCCTTCTCCCTGGGACCAGACGCCCACCACCTTCCTGAGGGTGAGCAGCCCCTCACCCATCCCCTCTCCAGCTTCCTAGTACTTATGAGGAGAAGCCACAGGCCCGGCTGAGGACACCTTCAAGGTACCTCTGTCAGCCTGAGAGAGGCACAAAGTGTCCCTTTTGGGAGGGATGGCTGTGCGGGaaggggcagggccaggggaAGGGATGGTCTCTAAGGGAGATGCTTAAAGACAATACTAGTGACAGCGGCCAACACTTTTATTGCACACCTGCCACGGGCCCGGCCCTTCCACACATCATGTCATTGGATCCTAACAATCGATGACCATGACTGTTTCTCTTCAGAGACtgggactcagagaggttaagccactTGCCCAAGGCCCTCGGCTGGTGAGTGGTGGAGGGGGCACTGCCCCCCCGGCCTGTCATGCCAGAGCCCGTGTTCTGTCCACTTTGCCGCCACAGTCTCCTCGATGAAGAGGGCTCACTTTGCAGTCTCTGGGGATGGGCAGCGTCCTCTCCTGGGCAAACAGGTGATGGGTGTTACAGGCAGAGCTGGCTCTCAGAGGTGTTAGGAACAGGGGTCAAGAATCTTCAGAGATCCCAGACCCTACTCTGCCGAGAGGCTCGGGACACCAACAGGCAGACCGTGACAGCTCCATGAGCTCCAAGGAGAAGCAGCCCTCTCCTTGGGATGTGACCTGTGGGCGCATGCTGGCTCCTCGTCACAGGTTAGCCACACAGTCCTGAGGGCTGGGCAGTCCTGGGGATACATGTGCTGTCACTATCCCCTTGGTACGTGTATGCACACACGcttgcacacacactcactcacgcTCGGGCACGGTTCTGTGGAGGCTGAGGGCAGGTCGGGGGAAGGAGGGCCCGGGCTCGGTCAGATGAGGCTGGCGATGCTGGACGTGGTCTCGTGACGCTGACCGGCCGACAGCTGTCCTGAGATGCTGAAGACGCTGCCGTTGCCGCTGCGGTCACTGCGGGTGGTGGGGGCGGCCATGCGGGCTGGGGGGCAGTGTCCACTCACAGCCACCTGATAGAGCAGCAGGCCCAGCAGCAAGAGCGCCCCAGAGGCAGCCAGGGTGATGCCCACGGACAGCATGGCAGCCAGCGGCcgggctggggcgggggcggcAGCCAGCCCGGCCAGCGTCAGGCCGGTGACCAGCAGCACCAGGCCGCTGAGCAGCACCACCAGGGCGTCCGCACCTCCTCCGCTGCGCAGCAGGGCCACGTGGTGAGGCTGGCGGATGCAGTTCATGTCCTGCACGGCCGAGCTCATCAGCTGCTTAACCAGGACCAGTAGGGCCAGCAGGCAGAGCGCCGTGCCCACTGCCAGGCGCCACTCCCCCGAGCGGCTGCTGGTGGAGGACAGCAGGGCCACGCCGCCCGCCCCACAGCCGGCCACGAGGCCCACGGCCACGGCGAAGCAGAGCGCCGAGCGCCGCGGCTGCTGGGACCACCACAGCTCCACCTGCTCCGCCAGCACATCAGGGGGCAGCCCCCGGCCCCGCGGGGCTTGAGCCTCTCCTTCAGACATGGCTGATCTGGCACGAGTGAGGGCGGAGGGCAGCGTCAGGGGGCAGAGGTGCAGGTCATGGCCTGGAGCCCCCACCACCTGCGTGGCAGCTAGAGGCCCAGAGTCTCATTCCTCGCACAGTCCAGGATCTGGTCACCATCACCTGCCAGGGAAGAATCACACTTGCTATCTCCCCAGCCCACCTTCCCCTCATGGTCTCTCCTGGGAGGCTTGGGGATGCTCCCGTGTCCCCTGGGAATCCTCCCGTGCGTGTCCCCTGCAATCCTCCCGGGCACCCAAGTCCCTCCCTAGCACTTTCCTTTGGGAATGCCTCTCCAGAGACCCTAGGAGAGCTCCTCCACCCAAAACACCCCCAGCCCTCTAGGGAACCCCCTGTCCAACCCCTGACCTCTCTGGCTCTCGCTGTCTCAGTTGCCTGTCCCATTCCGGCTGGCCGATGGAGCTGGTGTCACGGTggatgatgggactggatgaagACTCTCAGATAAAGCCTCATTCAGGATCTGACTCACATGGCCTCAGCTGTCACCGCTGGCTCCTGGGGGGAgggttatggggagggagggggcttaTGATTTAACCCTTCTGGAACCAGCAGCCCGACCCTGCATCTTCTCTCTTGGGGCTGCGGCTCCTTCTCTGTGAGTGAGGATCTGACCCCGTAATACCCTCCTTCCCCTTGAGGTCCCATCCAATCTCATAGCCACAGCTACTGGCTCCCAAATCCCACTCTCTgccaaacccagatctccctcccaAGCTCCAGACCTGTAAGATGGTAGTCACTTTGACGTCCCATAGGCACCTTTGACACAACAGGTCCCAACCCAAGCTTGTCATCTCACCCGAACCTGCTCCTCCCTTGTGCTCCTCCCGTGGGCACGTCCTGGGGATGCCACCTCTGAACATTTTTCCATCTCAGCCCTGCCCTCATCCCCCTGCTCCTGCACTTCAGCTTCTGTCCTCCCACAACTCCATCACTGCTCTTCCTGCCTCCCCCATGCTTCTCCTCTCACCGCCCCCCATGCCACAATTTCTCTAACATGGTACAAAGGGAAGGAGGGCTCTGGACTGGTCCCCCAACTGCATCCCTCCACCGTGGGTATGTGGGCGAGGGATCCTGCAGTGGTTCCTCATTGAACACGTCCTCCAGAGGCCAGTCAGAGTGACTCCCACAGGGCAAAGTACAGCATTCCAGGCCCTGCCACAGGAGCCCCAGTTTACAGCATGGGTGCTGCTGTGATGAGTGCTGGGCTGCGAGTTAGTCAGAGAGGGAGGTCTGACCCCCTCTGCAGGAGGTCAGAAAAGCCCCCATGAGTTCACCTCTTGGACCTCAGGCTCCTAATCTGAAAAGTGAGGCCAATAACCTTTatctggggggagggggcattAAAAATCAGGTCGGAATTTCAGTGGGAATTCTAGGGCCTGCAAAGATGCCCAGAGTGTGCTTTCTGAATAAAAGAACCCAGAATTCTTTCATCCAATTCAGGACGAAGACTACTGCTTTATATGGAGGACGCAGGCCCTAGGTCATTCTGGGAACGTGACTTCATGACTGTATGTGCGTTACACCCCTGATGAGGTATCTGTTGTCCCAATCCCTCAGCAGGGGCTGCCTGGCACATGAGGTAGGAGGGGGAGCTGCAGGTGTCCccaagggaggtgggggaggggccgaGGAGGGGGCCCTGGAATCAGTCCCAGCTTCCCCAGGACTGTGACTTCACTggtctgaaagtgctgcacaggTGTGCTGGGACCGCAGACGCGAGGTTgggggttctcaagggaagagccagtgggagaaggtgggctGGCAGGGGTAGGGGATCATGGGGCACTCACAAGAAGCCTGGAGTGGTTGGATCCGATCCCGAGCAGTCAGGGCAGGCAGGTGGGGCATTCCAGCTCCGTTTCCGGGGAGGCGCTTCACCTGCCTAACCTGCGCCTAGGTGagctgaggtgggggagggggaggaggatcAACAGGTGTTTCCAAGGCAGAGCCTGAGCCAATTGGCTGACGTGGCACTGCTCCTTCTGCTGGGCTGAGGCAttccagggaagggaggggcttCTGTTTGCTGCTGTTAGGGCTCAAACACAATTCCTAGACCTGGACAGCAGGAGGAATGTTGTCCATCTGCCCCAGAGCTTGGGCCTGAGCCCATCCCCCAGCTCCAACCTCTGTTTAGCTTTAACTCCAGCCTGTAACCCAGCCCCAAAACCCAGCTGCAGTTTTAAACCCTACCTAGAACTCCTGGATCTAACTGAGGCCCCTACCTCACATCTCAGCCCCAACTCAATCTCAAATCCCAATCCTAACCCCAGCCTCATTTCCAAATCCAATTCCAGTCCCAGCCCCAGATTCCAACCCCAAATCTGGCTTGAAACCTCAGTCCCAAATTCTGGAATTAGGTCTTGGACTGCAACCTCATCCTTGGCCCCAAACTTGACCCGTTTCTGAATGTAGCCCCCAAATTCTAACTCCAAActcaaatcctgcctctgcccCAAATTCCAAAACCAGCTGTCCCACAAACCCAGCCCCACCACTTCCTTGTCACTTTCCCCTAGGCAGGAGCCCTCCCAAGACCCTTGCCCACTTTCCTTCTAAGCCTCAAGGGCCTGACCAAGGTAGCTTTGCCCCACGTCTTGGTCCCGCTGAGGAGGCAGGGTTTGAGTGGACAGGGAGAAGTGGGTAATGGCTCTTCAGGTAGAAATCAAGGGTTCCCTTGCTTAAAACACTTGCAGAATAAACACTTGGGGATAAATGCCTTTCTCCTTCACAGGCTCACAAAACCCATCAGCACCGGCCAGTCATTTTCCTCTGGCCCCTGCCTTGCAGCCAGAATGCCTTTCTTTCAGTTATGCATGCTCTGCATTGCTCTGCCCTTTTGCTTGGTTTTTGAACTCAGAGTTCCTTCTCCCTGGGATATTTACAACACCCTCGACTTCAGTCTGACCAACTAGAATTCTTCAGCTgagatgtcacctcctccaggaagctctccTTGACCTCCAGGCTGTTTCAGGTGCCTCCCTGGGGTGCCCATGGTTCTGGGGCTTCCCCTGCCACTGCTCTCACTATATGTACTAAGAGTGCCCTTATTTACTAGCCTGTCAccactcactagaaaagaccctgatgctgggaaagacggaaggcaggaggagaaggggatgacagagggagagatggttggatggcatcactgacgcaatggacatgagtttgagcaagccctgagaaatggtgaaggacagggaagcctggcatgctgtagttcatggggtcacaaggagtcagacacgactgagtgactgaacaacagcaataccCCTCAATACACGTTCCCAGTGCATACAGGTTTAGTGCCTGTTTTGCTAACCGTGGTGACCTCAGCAgccagcactgtgcctggcacctgGGAAGTAATCAGTAaacacttgctgaatgaatgaatgtgcgAACTGCCGGATGTGGAGTTTTTACGCAGGGAGCTTGTAAGATGAAGCTGGAAAGACAAGTTTGGCTCAGGGGCACAAAGCCTTGAATGCCCTGGCGAGGCATTTGGACTTACTCGAGGTACTCACAGAGGGTTCTGAAGTATAACAAGAACTTTGGCAGGGCTCTGCTTCTGATGGGCGAATCTGGCACCACACACCACATAATGGGTGAGGGGGGCTGGTTGGAAGTGGCTTTAGACTGGATTGAACCCCCTGTAATACCTCCCgctctctcttccttctggtGTGTATGAAACACACAAGAAAGACAAAATCAACATTTTCTTTCCATCATCAGCTCACAAAGTCATTATGCTGGACCCGTCCATTGCTTTGTCTGTAGAGATCATTGGGGCCTGGTCATAACTATACAGCAGCATCGTCCAGTAGAAATATAACACAAGCCACATACGTAATTTAAAATTATCTAGTAACCacgtgaaaaaattaaaaagaaacaggtgaaatgaacacattaaaatttttattgaagccccagatattttcattttactacaCAAGTGATTGAGCTATTTTAATCTTTTGtctgtgtattttatacttatagTGCACCTCAGCTCAGACTAGCCATCTGTCTAAAGCTTTCCAGGTATGGCTTGCAGATATTTTACTGGATGACTTCCCTTCAAGGAAAAAGGGGAAGGGGCAGGCTGGACCTTGGGACAAATATGTGGTTTTACTACTTCGCAAAACATTACAGAGTTTCCTGCCCTGGGGCGGGCATGCAGCAAGGGCCTGGCAGGACTCAGTGGCTGTGTATTCCTCTAGTTCCTCTGACATTCCTTTTCTTCCTGGTTCCAGGGAGGGGCCAGTTCCAGCCAGACCCATGGTCTAGCTGTCCTGAATAGAGCTAGACAGGGTAAGTCATGAGATTCGCCCCCTGCCCAACAccctcccccctgcccctgccccacttCCTCTGGGGATTTGAAGGGAATTTTTCTGGGCGGAGGGAGCAAAGCCTAAAAGCTTCTTCAGTTTAAACATTGGTCAAGTGACACTCTGTTCTCATTATGGGTCTATCGAATAACTTGGAGTTAAGGTGGATAGGCAGGCTCCTCGCAGGGCTGTTGAACTCTGTCCCCAAAGCAGAGGCCGCTGGGACAGCTCAGATGGGTGGTAACtgaaggcaggggaaggaggTGACAGTGGGCAGAGAGTGCAGGTGTAGATCCTAACTGATCCCTTAGCCAGTGGGAGGACCCAGGAGAAGGCAGAGGCCCTGCAGCCCAGCCTCCCTGCTTGGGCCAAGCTCCCACCTCAGACTATTCTTCACCAGTAAGCTGCAGTGATACTGTTATGGTTCGAGCAGATAATGTCACTGGTGTGCCTCCAATGTCACCCCTCCAATGGCCTATCTTACCCAGAGAAATAGCCAGAGTGATGACTTCCCTTCAAGGAAAAAGGGGAGAGGCAGGCTGGACCTTGGGACCATCTCTAACACCTTCTCTGACTTCACCATCTCTAACACCTTCTCTGACTTCATCCCCTGCTGTCTCTCTTCTGCCTGTGCTTGCTCAGAGCCTTTGCACtgactgttccctctgcctggaacactttcCTCCTTTGGgctccctccctcacctttctTCAGGAAGGTGCTCAAATGCTCCTTCTCAGGGAGCTTTCCCCCCATACTATCCTGTCTAACAGCAGAGCCTTCCCACCTGGGGACTGTTGTACTGAgggaagtaagacagagaaggagaaatattgtatgacaccCCTTAAatggggaatctaaaaagtgatacaaataacttatttacaaaacagatacagactcacagacttagaggaggaacttatggttgccaggggaaaaagatggagggaagggatagtgaGGGAGTTATGCACCTTATGAAcagttatatttaaagtggatgatcaacaaggacctactatatagcacagggacctctgttCAATGTCAGgtggcagccaggatgggaggggagtttgggggagaatggacacatgtacatgtttggttgagtccctttgctgtccacttgaaatgatcacaatattgttaattggctatattccaatacaaaattaaaaagtaaaaaaaaaaagaaatcacagccTTTCACATACTTCCTATCTCCCTGCCCTTAGTTCTCTGATTTCCTTTATTCTCTCATGTTTCTCCTTAGCTTTTTGCTGTCTAATATGCCATATATTCTTCTTATCTGTCTGGAATATTGTCTGTCTACCCCACTAGAAGATAAGTTTCATGAAGAGAGAGATTTGTGTAGAGAGATCCTAGCCCCTAGAACAGGCCTGGCAAATATAGGTGTTTAGAAAACACATGGACAGTAGAGAAAATTCTGGTTTCAAAATTAGATTGACCTTGAAGGTCCCAGTCCCAGCTCTAGTTGTGCAACCTTAGAAAAATGGCTTAACCTCCGTGTGTCCCAATCTCTTCATTTACAAGACTGCAAAAAGCGGACAATAGTACTTAGTCTAAACAGCTGCGGGTGAGAATGAAGAATATAATTCatccagcaaacatttactgTTTCCCTTCTCTGGATCAGGGATTGTGTAGGTGCTGGAGCCAGCAGTGAGCAAAAGCAGTCCTGTCCCTGTTACCCTGAAAGGCGGTGGGAGGACGAGGGGCTCAAAGCACAGGTCCAACAGTAGGTCTTTGATGGCTCCATCCCCTCTGCCCTTACTCCAGATGCCATGACTGACAGTTGCCCCAGATAGACATTTTTTGGAGTATGTACCCTGCTCACAACAACCAACTTCACTCTGGGAATGAACCCCGGTAACCAGGATTCCATTCTGTGACCCAGCACTATGGGTACAGTTGATTGGATAGAAGTGAACTCCAGActcaagctgtgtgtgtgtgcgctaagtcgcttcagttgggtccaattctttgcgaccctatggacatttgcaaccccatggactgtatcctgccaggctcctctgtccatgggattctccaggcaagaatactggagtgggttgccagtcctcctccaggggatcttcccggcccagggatcaaacactagtctcttgcgtctcctgcactggcaggtgggctctttaccactagtgccacctgggaagccaaacagTCTCCTTTGGCAATTTGAAGTCAGAGTAGAGACTCCATGTCAGCTTTATGGCGTGTACTCACAGGATGCTAAGGGTTCCCTTCTCCCAGCTGAACTGGCAATACGAGGCTGGTCTGCAGAGAGCCGAGAATAAGAGAGGGGGTGATTTTAGCTATGTCCCAGGTCTTAGTTCAAGTCCTTCTCGAGACCTGGTTGTATTTCAGCCCTGAGATTCCATGACACACCCCCAGGGCTAGACAATGAACTCTCCTTTTTGCTTAAACTGGCTAgagttggtttctgttttttgtgaACAAAGAAGTGCACCCATAAGTTCTCTGTTCAGAACTATAATCTCATGGTCCCAATTTTACTACGTTTAATACATTAGGGCATACATTTTAATACATTAGCAATACTAGTCTACACATGCTGCCCCACCAAATCCCACCATGTGACGTATACTAGATGAGCAATAAATACAGATTCTTTTACGTGACTGGTCATCATAGGTGATCAAGAATGCTAGCCCTTCctgctgcctggcacacagcacatTTCCTTCCTTGAGAATCTGCTCCCCAGTTTTGCTCAGCTGTGGGGAGTTTGATGGCATCTCAAACATGCCCTGAGCATAAGCAGGCCCCAGAACCTCCAAGGCCTAAGGAAGCTCACCCCAACAGAGCTCAGGGAGAATGAGCCCTAGAACCCTTGGGGTTCATTCATGTTCAACCCTGAAATGCCTCCTCTCTCATCTCTCACTCCAGATCCTGAACAGTGAATGTTGGGGGTCCAAGCTGAACATGCAGATAttcccaggctccccagtccccctTCCACACTTGCTGGGACCTGCTGGTTGGTAATGGCTTGTTACACTTTGTAAGAAGCAATGGAGAGTCTGTGCCTCCTCTCTTTGGATCTGAGTGGGTCTTTGGCCACTTTGACCACTTTGATCAACAACATGGAAGAAGTTATAATAATGCCAGTTTCCAAGCCCAggactaaaaagaaataaaatgtacatttcttaGGTGTTGAAACCAGCTTCCATTATGAGAAGGTCCACACATTTCAGCGTAGAGGTCCTTGAGTTTCCCAAATGAGCTTGGGGCTGACAGACAACATTGTAAGTCCTCTACATGCCAAcgtcaagttgcaaactttcaaagatgcaaacgtgCATTTGGTttcagcaaggaaccagaacctgtgccatcaacgtCACCCGTGAGTGAAAGTGCGGTTTGCCCTCTGTCTCCCATTGCTGACCATCCTTCAGCTTTACTATCGCCCAccgcctctccctcctccagtcagtaactcttcttgcctatTGACTCAATGCCAGcctctgtatgccagctgttatactgtactactgtacttttcaaggtattgtagattcagttcagttcagtcgctcagtcatgtctgactcttcgcaaccccatggaccgcagcacgccaggcctccctgtccatcaccctcccagagtttacccaaactcatgtccactgagtcagtgatgccatccaaccatctcatcctctgtcatccccttctcctcccacctccaatctttcctagcatcggggtcttttcaagtaagtcagctcttcgcatcaggtggccaaagtattggagtttcagcttcaacatcagttcttccaatgaacactcaggactgatgtcttttaggatggactgattggatctccttgcagtccaagggactctcaagagtcttctccaacaccacagttcaagagcatcaattctttggcactcagctttcttcacagtccaactctcacatccatacatgactactagaaaagccatagccttgactagataggcctttgttggcaaagtaatgtctctgcttttcaatatgctatctaggtaggtcatagcttttcttccaaggaccaaacgtcttttaatttcatggctgcagtcaccatctcc
Coding sequences within:
- the TMEM125 gene encoding transmembrane protein 125 — protein: MSEGEAQAPRGRGLPPDVLAEQVELWWSQQPRRSALCFAVAVGLVAGCGAGGVALLSSTSSRSGEWRLAVGTALCLLALLVLVKQLMSSAVQDMNCIRQPHHVALLRSGGGADALVVLLSGLVLLVTGLTLAGLAAAPAPARPLAAMLSVGITLAASGALLLLGLLLYQVAVSGHCPPARMAAPTTRSDRSGNGSVFSISGQLSAGQRHETTSSIASLI